The genomic segment AGAAAAAAATAAAACTTATAGACAAATAAAATTTCACGATCATATTGAATATGGTTCATTTACGTTCCTCCGTATTCATTTTAGGAAGGCGTCTTTAATTCGATTCAATATAATTAAGAAAAATACTTGAGTATTCTCCAAGATTCGGTTATACTATTCTGCGTTGGGGGTATAGCTCAGCTGGGAGAGCGCTAGAATCGCACTCTAGAGGCCAGCGGTTCGATCCCGCTTACCTCCACCATTTAATAAGATTATATGACAAGGGTTTCGGCGATATGTTATTTTCGCTGAACCCCTTTTTTGTTATGAGCAGCCTTCCTCACTAAAAATAGTAAATCGCCAGGTAAGACCAGCAGACAACCTGAATATTGAAAAAATTATTATTTGAAGAAGGATTTTAAACTTGGATAGAGAATATTATGTTTTAAGATGTAAAACAGTGTTTTGGTATAATCAAACTCAAACGCAAGTTTTCAGAAAATATTTAATTCAGATTCTGATCAAATTCTTTTAATTATTATATTGACTTATGCAGAAATTCGATTCATAATAAACCTATCAAGCAAAATGAAACTTGGTTTTAAATAGTGAAACATTAACAATACTAAGTTTCAGAGTGTAACCTCCATAATCCAAATAAATTACTCTCAGTTGGATAAACTTGAGAGTAGGAAAGGGGTGAGAAACTTCTTTCCCAAGTGTAATTGAGTAAAAGAAGTATCTCCAGATTACCTAAAATTTTCATTATGGAAGGGATCATGCATGGCTAGATTTTTAGAATATCAAGGAAAAGCATGGCTTGCAAAAGCAGGCATGCCAGTACCGAAAGGCCGACCAGCGTTCACTCCAGAAGAAGTAAAAGAAGTGGCGGAATGGATTGGTGGACCTGTAGCGGTTAAAGGCCAAGTTCAAGCAGGTGGCCGAGGTAAAGCAGGTATCGTAAAATTAGTCAACACCCCAGAAGAAGCAGCTCAAGCGGCAGCAGAAATTCTTGCTAAAACGGTTAAAGGATTACCTGTTCAACAGGTGCTTGTCGAAGAGAAAATAAATATTAAGAAAGAATTTTATTGTTCTTTCGTTGTTAATGGAGCCAGAGAAGCTCGTTCCCCAATGCTCATGTTTAGTACAGAGGGGGGGATGGACATTGAAAGTGTACCTGAAGAGAAAATCTTTAAATTCAATGTTGACCCGCTTTTTGGATTACAAACCTATGATGCTGTTGATTTACTGGCTAAAGCCGGTGTTCCGGCTAAGGAATTAAGCAAGTTTGCCAATCTTTTAACAAAATTATCAAAGACCTATCAAAAATATGATTGTCAGACGTTAGAGATAAATCCGTTTATTATGACCGCTGAGGGCGACCTTATTTGTGCAGATTGCAAGATGGAAATTGATAATAGCGCAGTAGGGCGTCATCCAGAGTTCGAAATTGAGATTGCTCGTGATCTCCCTGGCGTACCGACAGAATTGGATTATATCGGGTGGAGTATTGAAGAAACAGATGCTAGAGGTACAGGTTTTCTGATGAACATGGGGTATGATGAAGTCAGTCCGGGCTATATTGGTTATCACCCAATTGGTGGCGGTTCAGCCATGATGGGACTGGATGCTTTGAATCAGGTCGGTCTAAAGCCAGCCAACTATGCTGACACGAGCGGAAATCCTGTGGCTTCGAAAATTTACCGAGTGGCTAAATCTGTTCTTGCTCAGCCGAATATTGATGGCTATTTGTTAGGTGGTTTCATGATGGCTAATCAAGAGCAATGGCATCATGCCCACGCTATTGTCAAAGTCTTGCGTGAAATTTTGCCGACTCAAAAACCGGGCTTACCTTGTGTGCTCTTGCTTTGTGGTAACCGAGAAGATGAGTCCTTAGAGATTCTTCGCACAGGTTTAGCGGATCTTATGACGGTAAACGGCCCAGGAAGAAGAATTGAAATCTATGGTAAAGAACATGTAACAGATACGAAGTTTGTTGGTGAAAGACTATTACTCTTGAGTAAAGAGTATCGTGCTGAGAAAGAAGCTCAAGGAAAGTAGGGAGATACCGTGCTGGAATTCGCAGAAAAAAGTTGTTTGATTAGAATCGATACCAGCAAGTGCGATTCGTGCGAAAGCAAGGCTTGCGCAGATGCCTGCAAGAAATATGCTCGAGGTCTGCTCGGTATTGATGATCAGGGAAGAGCCTCTATTACGCATCGTAGCGATGATGAAGTTCTACGGTTAGGAACGGAATGCCTTGCCTGTGAATTTGCTTGTAAATTTCGTGGTAAGGATGCAATTCGTATTGAAGTCCCGGTTTCCGGTTTAGATGAATACCTCAAAAAACGCAGTTTGGCATAAACATGAGTACGTCTAGGTAACAACCGAGCAAAATGTTAAATGAGGGATAAAAATGGGCATTTTGATCAATAGAGAGACTAAAGTGGTTGTCCAAGGGATCACTGGACGTGAGGGATCAGTTAGGACAAAGTATATGATGGAATATGGGACGAAGCTCATCGGTGGAACTAGTCCAGGGAAATCAGGTGAGGAAGTCTATGGTATACCCGTGTACAACACGGTGAAAGAAATAGTGCAGGCCAATGGAGAAATCGACTTTAGTGTTGTATTTGTTCCGGGCCGAGGTCTGAAAACAGCAGTGATGGAAGCTGCTGATGCAGGGGTTAAAAATATTATTCCCTGTGTTGAAGGCACACCTATTCATGACATTATGGAGATGATCGCTTATGCCAAAATCAAAGGCTCACGGGTCATTGGACCCGGTTCAATAGGAATCCTTACCCCAGAAGAAGCAGTTGTCGGCTGGCTTGGCGGAAATGTTGAGTGGGCTAATAAATTCTTTAAGAAAGGGAGTATCGGTGTTTTCTCACGGAGTGGGGGACAATCGGGTACAATTCCTTGGGTCTTGAGAGAAGGCGGCTTTGGGGTCAGTACTGTGGTTCACACGGGAACCGAGCCAGTCCTAGGAACTTCGATGGCAGATTTGCTCCCCTATTTTGAAGAGGATCCTGAAACTAAAGGGGTTGCGGTTTATGCTGAAATTGGCGGGACACAAGAAGAAGAATGTGCTGAAGTTATCGCCGCTGGGAAGTTCACAAAACCTTTTGTCATCTACGTTGCTGGAGCATGGGCTCCAGAGGGTCAGCGCTTTTCGCACGCGTCCAATATCGTTGAACGCGGACGGGGATCAGCCAAAAGTAAGATGGAAGCCATTCGTAAAGCCGGAGGCTTTGTAGCAGATACACCTACAGATATTCCACTTATTTTAAAAGAGAAATTAGCGACTGACTTTTAGCGGATAAGACCGCGAATTAATATGCTACTAAGGTTTTTACCTTAGATATAAAAAATTTAAAATTTTTAGGGGGTAATTAGTCATGGCAGTTATGAGATCTATTATGTACATCCCAGGAAACAATCCCAAATTCATTTCCAAAATATCAACAATCCCAGCAGATATTATCACCTTTGACCTTGAAGATGCTATTCCACCGGCAGAAAAAGTGGCTACTCGCGAAATGATCAAGGAAAATCTTCAAGTAGGTCATTCTGGTGGAGCACAAGTCTTTGTTCGTATCAATAACTGGGAAACATTATTGACCGATGACGATCTTGAAGCTATTGTTTGGCCAGGCCTTGACGGTGTAACCTTAGCAAAAACTGGTTGCGCAGCTGATGTGCAAAGACTGGACTGGAAACTAGAAGAGCTTGAGCGTCGCCGTGGTATCCCAGTCGGAACCGTTAAAATTTCCATGCTTCTTGAAACTGCTAAAGGTGTTGCCAACGCAGAAGAATGCTGTCTTGCGAGCAAACGTAATGTCAATGCTATTTTCGGTGCAGTAGACTATTGCCGCGATATGCATGTAAAATTGACCTCTGCAGCTGTTGAACAACAATATGCACGTGCAAAAGTAGCGGTAGCTTGCCGCATGGCAGGAATTGTCGCAATCGACGCTCCTTTCGTAGACTATAAAGACATTCCAGGTTTTGAGAAAAACGTTGCTGATGGTCGTCAAATGGGTTATGAAGGCCGCATGATTATTCATCCAGGACAAGTTGAGCCTTCCAATAAATTATATGCTCCAGATCCTGCCGATGTTGAATGGGCAAAGGCTGTTGTTAAAGTCTTCGAAGAAGAAGGTTTGGCCAAAGGTAAAGCT from the Desulfitobacterium metallireducens DSM 15288 genome contains:
- a CDS encoding succinate--CoA ligase subunit alpha; this translates as MGILINRETKVVVQGITGREGSVRTKYMMEYGTKLIGGTSPGKSGEEVYGIPVYNTVKEIVQANGEIDFSVVFVPGRGLKTAVMEAADAGVKNIIPCVEGTPIHDIMEMIAYAKIKGSRVIGPGSIGILTPEEAVVGWLGGNVEWANKFFKKGSIGVFSRSGGQSGTIPWVLREGGFGVSTVVHTGTEPVLGTSMADLLPYFEEDPETKGVAVYAEIGGTQEEECAEVIAAGKFTKPFVIYVAGAWAPEGQRFSHASNIVERGRGSAKSKMEAIRKAGGFVADTPTDIPLILKEKLATDF
- a CDS encoding ATP-grasp domain-containing protein gives rise to the protein MARFLEYQGKAWLAKAGMPVPKGRPAFTPEEVKEVAEWIGGPVAVKGQVQAGGRGKAGIVKLVNTPEEAAQAAAEILAKTVKGLPVQQVLVEEKINIKKEFYCSFVVNGAREARSPMLMFSTEGGMDIESVPEEKIFKFNVDPLFGLQTYDAVDLLAKAGVPAKELSKFANLLTKLSKTYQKYDCQTLEINPFIMTAEGDLICADCKMEIDNSAVGRHPEFEIEIARDLPGVPTELDYIGWSIEETDARGTGFLMNMGYDEVSPGYIGYHPIGGGSAMMGLDALNQVGLKPANYADTSGNPVASKIYRVAKSVLAQPNIDGYLLGGFMMANQEQWHHAHAIVKVLREILPTQKPGLPCVLLLCGNREDESLEILRTGLADLMTVNGPGRRIEIYGKEHVTDTKFVGERLLLLSKEYRAEKEAQGK
- a CDS encoding HpcH/HpaI aldolase/citrate lyase family protein; its protein translation is MAVMRSIMYIPGNNPKFISKISTIPADIITFDLEDAIPPAEKVATREMIKENLQVGHSGGAQVFVRINNWETLLTDDDLEAIVWPGLDGVTLAKTGCAADVQRLDWKLEELERRRGIPVGTVKISMLLETAKGVANAEECCLASKRNVNAIFGAVDYCRDMHVKLTSAAVEQQYARAKVAVACRMAGIVAIDAPFVDYKDIPGFEKNVADGRQMGYEGRMIIHPGQVEPSNKLYAPDPADVEWAKAVVKVFEEEGLAKGKASVSLNGKMVDTPVYLNAKDILATYLEIEAKNATMNK